The genomic stretch AGTGGGCAAAGCTGCTCGATCTCCTAGTTTGCCTTGCTGAAGGAGAGGAGCTTGCGTGTGTTGGTGCTCTCCTGCTCGTAGACCTCTGCCTTATACTTGCTATGCTTTCCAGCGTCGTCTGATGCATCGATGATGAGCTCATAGTTCATGCCAGAGACAAGTTGTTGTTTGCCACTAACCACCTCGTGGAACCAGAGCCTGCAGTTTACATACCTTCCATGCTCTAACACCGCCCAGGCGCCGAGttcctggatgtgcttctcattgaTGTTCTTGATAGGTTGCCATCCATTCGTATTCCACAGTTGGTTGCCAAATGGCTCACCACAGCCTGTGGCAGGGGCACCGATGACGTAGATGATTGCGGCAATGGCGATGAGGAGAAAGTTAAATGTCTTCATGGATTATACAAGTTTGCGCCGTTGGCCCTCTTGGATTGGTTTATGGGGATTTGGAGGTTGAGATTAGATGGTGTTTTATGTTGGACTTTGGTGAAATGAGTACAAAACAAAGCGGAACGAGACCTCTTAAATAGACAGGACTACGGTTGGCAGAATTAACTAGACACATATCCAATTTCTAGGCATTTAAAGGGCTTTAATGGCAACTTTTAATTGGGTGCCTCCGTTATCGACACATATCCAAATCCGCGTTTGTAAGACGAGATTAATTTGCAGCTTTTTATTTGGCGTGACAGTTACACCTCTTGTTTGCAATTAATTGGATCCAAGAAATAATGTATGGATCCAAAGAATACTGTATGGAGTAGTGCAAATAATCATAATTCTGAACCTTTCCACCtggaacaaaaaaaaatagtgtatGGACAATCTGGGACTTGATATGGGTACTGGGCTAGGCTAGACCCCGCATGTTTATGGAGGGCACCGGCCGCTTTCAACCCGCATCAGACTCTATATTGCGGTCAGAGTGGTCGATGCAGGTGGAAACCTTATCCCTCTATGCCGTTTTCCCCGCCCCTCCACTGCACCACCCACCCCGATTATGGCGCCGCCGACTGATCCGCACCGTCACATCGACTTGGCGCCAGGAAGCAAGTCGAACTTACGCGGGGTAGCAAAATTGCCCATTGTGGGAGCTCAACTAGCCACGGTGCCTCCAACGAAAAGGACGAGGCGGCGAAGATCCTCTCCGAGGCAGCGCACCTTTGCGGATCCTACTGCTACACCAAGTAGGAAAGGCCGCCACCACCCATGTTCAGCCGATGGGAGGAGAGCTTTGCCTCACGCTGCACCGCCACCGCCTCCTgcagctccacctccaccttcagtgCGCGTGCCCCCTCTGCTATTGAAAATGGAGGTTGAGGACTCGGCGGTGCCGGGGGTCGCTCCCTGCAACTACATCGTGGACGCAGACCTCGAGAAGGTCACCTCGCAGCTCGAGGAAAAGGGCGCTGGCTTCGTTCCCCATGACTTCATTGATGACAACCACCTCCCTCTCATTCTCTCGTTGGTGTCGGAGACTAGCCGCCCCTGGCCGACGCAGACCGGGCGGAGGCATGGTGCCCCGTGCTCCAGGAGCTGCACAAGCTCTACAACAACCTCGACACCAACGAGGAGCGAACTCGCGTTGCTGCCATGGCAGTACGCTCCGGTGAGCATCATGGAGCCGCATTTTTGTAATTAGGATGCCGTGGCGGTGAATTAGGTGGAAAATAAGGTGGATTTTGCTGCCGACTAACTGGATGTATGCACTTATTAACTAATTGTATGCGCTGGGTTTTTAGTTTCTCCGCGAAATCTGTATTTAATATTTATAGTTTCGATTACCGTATTTCTTCTACATGACAAAATCTGAGACTGCAAAAAATGAGTTTCTCTGCCCTGCATTCGTGACTTTGTAGGTTGCAGGTAATGGGGTGTGCTAGAGATGATCTTAGCCTCCATTTTGTGGTAAACTAGCTTGGTTCGGTTTTGTAGTAATTCAGCTTTTATAaaacttggtttgaattcaatactcCTAAGATCGAATATGGGATTCCCCTTAGTTGAAATTTGGTACTTCCTCTGTGAactatcaaaaagaaaaacatgctGCGCGGTGAAAATCAATGCACTCGGTTTTGGCGGCCTAAAAAtcaagaaaaataagccaaaatacCACTAGTAAAAAGCCAAACATGCCAAAATAGCACTAGTGAAAACCAATTTGCCAAAATAACACCCCCTACCACTAGTGGCTAAGTGAGACTAATATCTTCAAGAAAGACATATATGCCCTTTGACATCTCTGCTCACTTTGACATCATTTCAACACAAGTTGACAAGATTCAGCACAACTTGATAGAATTGCAGCAGCATTTTGACATCATATCAAGTCATTTTGAAATCATCCATAAAATCGACATTGAAACACATAAACGCTGCAAATTCTAAATTTCTTGCGATTGCAATAAACATACTAGGAACGAACATGGGAACAATAGAGGGGCGGCTCACCAGGGAGGGTACGGTAGCATTCGAGGTGCGTCGGAGCAGAGGTTCCGGAGTAGAGGTGCTAGAGCTCTTCTCCTCCTTGCGTCAAGGCTACACGGCCACGCGTCGAAGCAGAGGTTCCGGGGCAAAGGTGCAGGATCCACTCGGaattttgaatattggtcaaacatTTTTTTATACCACACTTGCAAGACATCTCTTTAAATATGAATTTAATCAGCTAAAACTCAAAAATAAATTTACATACATCTGCAGTTGAGATAAATCATGTATCCTGGAATTCTACATCTTACAAGGTCTACTCTAAGTATAAAATGTAATGCTTGCAGTGTGCACTTTTCTCTCTTTGTGCACAAATACAATTTAAAATCAATTTTatgtagaaaagaaaaaaatctaGTTTGCAAAATTGTTTACCATCACAAGATACACAACTCTGGTGCGCAAAGGGTCATTATCACCAAGAATGCCATTGATTTTGCCATCAACTTGGTCACTCATTTGTGATAAAATTGTCTGTGAATATAGCTCTGTGCCGTACTAGCATGGATGGCTGCAAATTTGTGAGTACTCCAATGTCCAGCACCGAGAAGCTTGCCAAGCACACTGAAACATTACTCTCGCCTGAAGGTACCAAATATTGCAGTACAG from Lolium rigidum isolate FL_2022 chromosome 4, APGP_CSIRO_Lrig_0.1, whole genome shotgun sequence encodes the following:
- the LOC124706687 gene encoding cysteine proteinase inhibitor 8-like, encoding MKTFNFLLIAIAAIIYVIGAPATGCGEPFGNQLWNTNGWQPIKNINEKHIQELGAWAVLEHGRYVNCRLWFHEVVSGKQQLVSGMNYELIIDASDDAGKHSKYKAEVYEQESTNTRKLLSFSKAN